The following proteins are encoded in a genomic region of Nymphalis io chromosome 8, ilAglIoxx1.1, whole genome shotgun sequence:
- the LOC126769949 gene encoding TBC1 domain family member 9 isoform X1, whose protein sequence is MWVKPQEVFLKTPLWDNDETTLYFVLQRRKGHGKSKGLSSLLVGTLDSVRDTKPAPYRILHQTPNSEIYYVIATALTEQEIRQDWQWLFDNVSATLHSFDSEEEITEFVCCKINSIIATEQENFTEDEDTITYKNVVYEFRQRFSMPKDEKLVCYYSCSYWKGKMPRQGWMYLSVHYMCFYSYIFGRKTTLKIRWADVTELAKTNSLLFPDSIKVVTRDGEHYFTMFLKKNETFALMQQLANIAMKQLIDDKSGSFNIDKDLLTKLSKNVPKKASFLKRDLDARKQSNLYTLRFRLPHTEKLDGTEECTLWTPYNKRHNWGRLYLSQNFICFDSRVRHLVRLTIPLRNVHQVERADSGGTGSSGDSGNILITTAHHTSFLFGNISDRDFLVHKMSELLAKLPNDVYREKPKTASQNTSDEDKWTPQPPLMVLFRTHQTSTIKQIQQKKEKQWEDHMAEVGRGVSMYRTTEGSELVVNGIPESLRGELWSVFSGSILQKAQNKGLYEKLVNEALSSKNQANDEIERDLHRSLPEHPAFQNDVGISALRRVLCAYALKNPTIGYCQAMNIVASVLLIYCPEEQAFWLLATICETLLPDYYNTSVVGALVDQGVLEELTKAHLPELHAKLDELGMMKMISLSWFLTLFISVMPYECAVNVMDCFFYDGAKVIFQVTLTILDINREKLLKCTEDGQAMQVLSDYLEGIYNEEAMALSTEPRNAQKTIKIQELVYQSYRSYGASVSGETIEHLRLRHRLRVVRQLEDSLERNTLRALQQDRLLDPDELQELLSVIREELFWAKRVPCERLEAPYEAYRLDYGQFKTLFSALSPWAKGDYAEAITARMFKLMDHDDDGLVSARGLSVALGVSARADAHRRLRALYCAHAPPLLTALDLRAYTDTGEELAADAFSFFDSIENPSTPEPALQRSISEVCGEGNPMDKSTDSAYSGELGACSAECVRACALAGLPSPGAGTPGTPPPARSPPPLPRAHFLRLLAALHDLTHHSTPLYEAVARAGTLLLQLGELNGHQRALDREMSQDSLFLAAAAQPTIELDPNGNTTEIPPERRQIQPSPSKESDPSDEDTWSITLEQFLATMLAEASLEEFFNKQVHLMPYLEALRQRDRLHSVS, encoded by the exons atgtgGGTAAAACCTCAAGAAGTATTTTTGAAGACCCCTTTGtg GGATAACGATGAAACTACACTATATTTCGTTCTGCAAAGAAGAAAAGGTCATGGAAAATCAAAAGGACTTTCCTCGCTTCTGGTGGGTACATTAGATAGTGTACGCGACACGAAGCCAGCTCCTTACAGAATTTTACATCAAACACCTAATTCGGAAATTTACTATG TGATTGCGACAGCATTAACCGAACAAGAGATACGACAAGATTGGCAATGGCTTTTTGATAATGTAAGCGCAACTTTGCATTCATTTGATTCTGAAGAAGAAATAACTGAATTTGTCTGTTGCAAAATCAATTCTATTATTGCAACAGAACAAGAAAATTTTACTGaag atgaaGATaccattacatataaaaatgttgtcTATGAATTCCGTCAACGATTTTCAATGCCAAAAGATGAAAAATTGGTCTGTTATTATTCATGCag TTATTGGAAAGGTAAAATGCCTCGTCAAGGTTGGATGTACCTTTCCGTTCACTACATGTGCttctattcatatatatttggaCGTAAGACAACTCTTAAGATACGTTGGGCTGATGTCACTGAGCTTGCTAAAACGAACAGTTTATTGTTCCCTGATTCAATAAAAGTGGTAACCAGGGATGGTGaacattattttacaatgtttCTAAAGAAGAATGAAACGTTTGCACTTATGCAGCAATTGGCAAATATTGCTATGAAACA GTTAATCGACGATAAATCTGGTTCGTTTAACATTGACAAAGACTTGCTCACTAAGTTGAGTAAGAATGTACCCAAGAAGGCGTCTTTTCTGAAGCGCGACTTAGACGCAAGGAAACAGTCGAATTTGTACACGTTGCGATTTCGTTTACCTCACACGGAAAAGTTGGACGGAACTGAGGAGTGTACTCTGTGGACGCCGTACAATAAACGCCACAACTGGGGCAGATTGTATTTGTCACAGAATTTCATCTGTTTCGACAGCCGA GTACGTCACCTCGTCCGCCTAACAATACCGCTCCGTAACGTTCACCAAGTGGAGCGTGCAGATTCAGGCGGTACGGGCAGTTCAGGAGATTCAGGCAACATCCTCATCACGACCGCACACCACACCAGCTTCCTCTTCGGGAACATATCCGACAGGGATTTTCTCGTTCACAAGATGTCGGAGCTACTCGCTAAGTTGCCGAA TGATGTGTACAGGGAGAAGCCGAAAACGGCATCGCAGAACACGAGCGATGAAGACAAGTGGACCCCGCAACCACCTCTGATGGTACTGTTCCGGACTCACCAGACCTCAACGATCAAACAGATACAGCAGAAGAAG GAAAAGCAGTGGGAGGATCATATGGCTGAAGTCGGCCGCGGCGTCAGCATGTACCGCACCACCGAAGGAAGCGAGCTCGTCGTCAACGGTATACCGGAATCTCTCCGGGGCGAGCTGTGGAGTGTGTTCTCGGGGTCCATACTGCAAAAGGCTCAGAACAAGGGTCTCTACGAAAAATTGGTGAACGAAGCATTGTCGTCGAAGAATCAAGCGAATGACGAAATAGAGAGGGACTTGCATCGCTCCCTGCCTGAACATCCTGCTTTCCAGAACGATGTCG GTATATCAGCGTTGCGTCGCGTGCTGTGCGCGTACGCGTTGAAGAACCCCACCATCGGCTACTGCCAGGCGATGAATATCGTGGCGTCCGTGCTGCTCATCTACTGTCCAGAGGAGCAGGCCTTCTGGCTGCTGGCGACCATTTGCGAGACCTTGCTGCCGGACTACTACAATACTAGTGTCGTAGGGGCGCTG GTCGATCAAGGCGTTTTGGAAGAACTCACGAAGGCCCATCTTCCCGAACTTCACGCTAAGTTAGACGAACTGGGTATGATGAAGATGATATCTCTGTCCTGGTTCCTGACACTCTTCATCAGCGTGATGCCGTACGAGTGTGCTGTCAACGTGATGGACTGTTTCTTTTATGACGGCGCTAAAGTCATATTCCAG gtGACCCTCACAATTCTTGATATAAACCGAGAGAAACTACTGAAGTGCACGGAAGACGGTCAAGCGATGCAGGTCTTGAGTGACTATCTTGAAGGCATTTACAACGAAGAAGCAATGGCCTTGTCCACCGAGCCCCGAAATGCTCAAAAG ACGATAAAAATTCAAGAGCTAGTGTACCAGTCGTACCGCTCGTACGGAGCCAGCGTCAGCGGGGAGACCATCGAGCACCTGCGACTGAGGCACCGCCTGCGTGTCGTGCGGCAGCTGGAGGACAGCCTTGAACGAAACACCCTGCGAGCCCTACAGCAAGACCGACTGCTGGACCCCGACGAGCTGCAG GAACTCCTAAGCGTAATCCGCGAAGAACTGTTTTGGGCCAAGCGCGTCCCGTGCGAGAGGCTCGAGGCGCCGTACGAGGCCTACAGGCTCGACTACGGCCAGTTCAAGACGCTGTTCTCGGCCCTGTCGCCCTGGGCCAAGGGAGACTACGCGGAAGCGATAACCGCCAGGATGTTCAAG CTGATGGACCACGACGACGACGGGCTGGTGAGCGCGCGCGGGCTGAGCGTGGCGCTGGGCGTGAGCGCGCGCGCCGACGCGCATCGCCGCCTGCGGGCGCTCTACTGCGCGCACGCGCCGCCGCTGCTCACCGCGCTCGACCTGCGCGCCTACACCGACACGGGCGAGGAGCTGgccgccgacgccttctccttCTTCGACAG TATAGAGAATCCATCCACACCGGAGCCGGCTTTGCAGCGCTCTATAAGTGAGGTGTGCGGCGAAGGGAACCCGATGGATAAATCTACCGACAGCGCCTACAGTGGTGAGTTG GGCGCGTGCAGCGCGGAGTGCGTGCGCGCGTGCGCGCTGGCGGGGCTGCCGTCGCCGGGCGCGGGCACGCCGGGcacgccgccgcccgcgcgctCGCCGCCGCCGCTGCCGCGCGCGCACTTCCTGCGCCTGCTGGCCGCGCTGCACGACCTCACGCACCACTCCACGCCGCTGTACGAGGCCGTCGCCAGGGCCG GAACATTACTCTTACAACTGGGAGAGCTTAACGGCCATCAACGTGCCTTGGACCGGGAAATGTCCCAGGACAGCCTGTTCCTGGCCGCCGCTGCCCAGCCCACCATTGag CTGGACCCTAATGGCAACACCACAGAGATCCCTCCAGAAAGAAGACAAATTCAACCGTCACCTTCAAAGGAAAGTGATCCTTCAGATGAAGACACATGGTCCATAACGTTAGAACAATTTCTCGCTACAATGTTAGCTGAGGCATCGTTGGAGGAATTCTTCAATAAGCAAGTACATCTAATGCCCTATTTGGAAGCACTTAGACAACGAGATAGGTTGCACTCAGTTTCATAG
- the LOC126769949 gene encoding TBC1 domain family member 9 isoform X3: MWVKPQEVFLKTPLWDNDETTLYFVLQRRKGHGKSKGLSSLLVGTLDSVRDTKPAPYRILHQTPNSEIYYVIATALTEQEIRQDWQWLFDNVSATLHSFDSEEEITEFVCCKINSIIATEQENFTEDEDTITYKNVVYEFRQRFSMPKDEKLVCYYSCSYWKGKMPRQGWMYLSVHYMCFYSYIFGRKTTLKIRWADVTELAKTNSLLFPDSIKVVTRDGEHYFTMFLKKNETFALMQQLANIAMKQLIDDKSGSFNIDKDLLTKLSKNVPKKASFLKRDLDARKQSNLYTLRFRLPHTEKLDGTEECTLWTPYNKRHNWGRLYLSQNFICFDSRVRHLVRLTIPLRNVHQVERADSGGTGSSGDSGNILITTAHHTSFLFGNISDRDFLVHKMSELLAKLPKEKPKTASQNTSDEDKWTPQPPLMVLFRTHQTSTIKQIQQKKEKQWEDHMAEVGRGVSMYRTTEGSELVVNGIPESLRGELWSVFSGSILQKAQNKGLYEKLVNEALSSKNQANDEIERDLHRSLPEHPAFQNDVGISALRRVLCAYALKNPTIGYCQAMNIVASVLLIYCPEEQAFWLLATICETLLPDYYNTSVVGALVDQGVLEELTKAHLPELHAKLDELGMMKMISLSWFLTLFISVMPYECAVNVMDCFFYDGAKVIFQVTLTILDINREKLLKCTEDGQAMQVLSDYLEGIYNEEAMALSTEPRNAQKTIKIQELVYQSYRSYGASVSGETIEHLRLRHRLRVVRQLEDSLERNTLRALQQDRLLDPDELQELLSVIREELFWAKRVPCERLEAPYEAYRLDYGQFKTLFSALSPWAKGDYAEAITARMFKLMDHDDDGLVSARGLSVALGVSARADAHRRLRALYCAHAPPLLTALDLRAYTDTGEELAADAFSFFDSIENPSTPEPALQRSISEVCGEGNPMDKSTDSAYSGELGACSAECVRACALAGLPSPGAGTPGTPPPARSPPPLPRAHFLRLLAALHDLTHHSTPLYEAVARAGTLLLQLGELNGHQRALDREMSQDSLFLAAAAQPTIELDPNGNTTEIPPERRQIQPSPSKESDPSDEDTWSITLEQFLATMLAEASLEEFFNKQVHLMPYLEALRQRDRLHSVS; encoded by the exons atgtgGGTAAAACCTCAAGAAGTATTTTTGAAGACCCCTTTGtg GGATAACGATGAAACTACACTATATTTCGTTCTGCAAAGAAGAAAAGGTCATGGAAAATCAAAAGGACTTTCCTCGCTTCTGGTGGGTACATTAGATAGTGTACGCGACACGAAGCCAGCTCCTTACAGAATTTTACATCAAACACCTAATTCGGAAATTTACTATG TGATTGCGACAGCATTAACCGAACAAGAGATACGACAAGATTGGCAATGGCTTTTTGATAATGTAAGCGCAACTTTGCATTCATTTGATTCTGAAGAAGAAATAACTGAATTTGTCTGTTGCAAAATCAATTCTATTATTGCAACAGAACAAGAAAATTTTACTGaag atgaaGATaccattacatataaaaatgttgtcTATGAATTCCGTCAACGATTTTCAATGCCAAAAGATGAAAAATTGGTCTGTTATTATTCATGCag TTATTGGAAAGGTAAAATGCCTCGTCAAGGTTGGATGTACCTTTCCGTTCACTACATGTGCttctattcatatatatttggaCGTAAGACAACTCTTAAGATACGTTGGGCTGATGTCACTGAGCTTGCTAAAACGAACAGTTTATTGTTCCCTGATTCAATAAAAGTGGTAACCAGGGATGGTGaacattattttacaatgtttCTAAAGAAGAATGAAACGTTTGCACTTATGCAGCAATTGGCAAATATTGCTATGAAACA GTTAATCGACGATAAATCTGGTTCGTTTAACATTGACAAAGACTTGCTCACTAAGTTGAGTAAGAATGTACCCAAGAAGGCGTCTTTTCTGAAGCGCGACTTAGACGCAAGGAAACAGTCGAATTTGTACACGTTGCGATTTCGTTTACCTCACACGGAAAAGTTGGACGGAACTGAGGAGTGTACTCTGTGGACGCCGTACAATAAACGCCACAACTGGGGCAGATTGTATTTGTCACAGAATTTCATCTGTTTCGACAGCCGA GTACGTCACCTCGTCCGCCTAACAATACCGCTCCGTAACGTTCACCAAGTGGAGCGTGCAGATTCAGGCGGTACGGGCAGTTCAGGAGATTCAGGCAACATCCTCATCACGACCGCACACCACACCAGCTTCCTCTTCGGGAACATATCCGACAGGGATTTTCTCGTTCACAAGATGTCGGAGCTACTCGCTAAGTTGCCGAA GGAGAAGCCGAAAACGGCATCGCAGAACACGAGCGATGAAGACAAGTGGACCCCGCAACCACCTCTGATGGTACTGTTCCGGACTCACCAGACCTCAACGATCAAACAGATACAGCAGAAGAAG GAAAAGCAGTGGGAGGATCATATGGCTGAAGTCGGCCGCGGCGTCAGCATGTACCGCACCACCGAAGGAAGCGAGCTCGTCGTCAACGGTATACCGGAATCTCTCCGGGGCGAGCTGTGGAGTGTGTTCTCGGGGTCCATACTGCAAAAGGCTCAGAACAAGGGTCTCTACGAAAAATTGGTGAACGAAGCATTGTCGTCGAAGAATCAAGCGAATGACGAAATAGAGAGGGACTTGCATCGCTCCCTGCCTGAACATCCTGCTTTCCAGAACGATGTCG GTATATCAGCGTTGCGTCGCGTGCTGTGCGCGTACGCGTTGAAGAACCCCACCATCGGCTACTGCCAGGCGATGAATATCGTGGCGTCCGTGCTGCTCATCTACTGTCCAGAGGAGCAGGCCTTCTGGCTGCTGGCGACCATTTGCGAGACCTTGCTGCCGGACTACTACAATACTAGTGTCGTAGGGGCGCTG GTCGATCAAGGCGTTTTGGAAGAACTCACGAAGGCCCATCTTCCCGAACTTCACGCTAAGTTAGACGAACTGGGTATGATGAAGATGATATCTCTGTCCTGGTTCCTGACACTCTTCATCAGCGTGATGCCGTACGAGTGTGCTGTCAACGTGATGGACTGTTTCTTTTATGACGGCGCTAAAGTCATATTCCAG gtGACCCTCACAATTCTTGATATAAACCGAGAGAAACTACTGAAGTGCACGGAAGACGGTCAAGCGATGCAGGTCTTGAGTGACTATCTTGAAGGCATTTACAACGAAGAAGCAATGGCCTTGTCCACCGAGCCCCGAAATGCTCAAAAG ACGATAAAAATTCAAGAGCTAGTGTACCAGTCGTACCGCTCGTACGGAGCCAGCGTCAGCGGGGAGACCATCGAGCACCTGCGACTGAGGCACCGCCTGCGTGTCGTGCGGCAGCTGGAGGACAGCCTTGAACGAAACACCCTGCGAGCCCTACAGCAAGACCGACTGCTGGACCCCGACGAGCTGCAG GAACTCCTAAGCGTAATCCGCGAAGAACTGTTTTGGGCCAAGCGCGTCCCGTGCGAGAGGCTCGAGGCGCCGTACGAGGCCTACAGGCTCGACTACGGCCAGTTCAAGACGCTGTTCTCGGCCCTGTCGCCCTGGGCCAAGGGAGACTACGCGGAAGCGATAACCGCCAGGATGTTCAAG CTGATGGACCACGACGACGACGGGCTGGTGAGCGCGCGCGGGCTGAGCGTGGCGCTGGGCGTGAGCGCGCGCGCCGACGCGCATCGCCGCCTGCGGGCGCTCTACTGCGCGCACGCGCCGCCGCTGCTCACCGCGCTCGACCTGCGCGCCTACACCGACACGGGCGAGGAGCTGgccgccgacgccttctccttCTTCGACAG TATAGAGAATCCATCCACACCGGAGCCGGCTTTGCAGCGCTCTATAAGTGAGGTGTGCGGCGAAGGGAACCCGATGGATAAATCTACCGACAGCGCCTACAGTGGTGAGTTG GGCGCGTGCAGCGCGGAGTGCGTGCGCGCGTGCGCGCTGGCGGGGCTGCCGTCGCCGGGCGCGGGCACGCCGGGcacgccgccgcccgcgcgctCGCCGCCGCCGCTGCCGCGCGCGCACTTCCTGCGCCTGCTGGCCGCGCTGCACGACCTCACGCACCACTCCACGCCGCTGTACGAGGCCGTCGCCAGGGCCG GAACATTACTCTTACAACTGGGAGAGCTTAACGGCCATCAACGTGCCTTGGACCGGGAAATGTCCCAGGACAGCCTGTTCCTGGCCGCCGCTGCCCAGCCCACCATTGag CTGGACCCTAATGGCAACACCACAGAGATCCCTCCAGAAAGAAGACAAATTCAACCGTCACCTTCAAAGGAAAGTGATCCTTCAGATGAAGACACATGGTCCATAACGTTAGAACAATTTCTCGCTACAATGTTAGCTGAGGCATCGTTGGAGGAATTCTTCAATAAGCAAGTACATCTAATGCCCTATTTGGAAGCACTTAGACAACGAGATAGGTTGCACTCAGTTTCATAG
- the LOC126769949 gene encoding TBC1 domain family member 9 isoform X2, with product MWVKPQEVFLKTPLWDNDETTLYFVLQRRKGHGKSKGLSSLLVGTLDSVRDTKPAPYRILHQTPNSEIYYVIATALTEQEIRQDWQWLFDNVSATLHSFDSEEEITEFVCCKINSIIATEQENFTEDEDTITYKNVVYEFRQRFSMPKDEKLVCYYSCSYWKGKMPRQGWMYLSVHYMCFYSYIFGRKTTLKIRWADVTELAKTNSLLFPDSIKVVTRDGEHYFTMFLKKNETFALMQQLANIAMKQLIDDKSGSFNIDKDLLTKLSKNVPKKASFLKRDLDARKQSNLYTLRFRLPHTEKLDGTEECTLWTPYNKRHNWGRLYLSQNFICFDSRVRHLVRLTIPLRNVHQVERADSGGTGSSGDSGNILITTAHHTSFLFGNISDRDFLVHKMSELLAKLPNDVYREKPKTASQNTSDEDKWTPQPPLMVLFRTHQTSTIKQIQQKKEKQWEDHMAEVGRGVSMYRTTEGSELVVNGIPESLRGELWSVFSGSILQKAQNKGLYEKLVNEALSSKNQANDEIERDLHRSLPEHPAFQNDVGISALRRVLCAYALKNPTIGYCQAMNIVASVLLIYCPEEQAFWLLATICETLLPDYYNTSVVGALVDQGVLEELTKAHLPELHAKLDELGMMKMISLSWFLTLFISVMPYECAVNVMDCFFYDGAKVIFQVTLTILDINREKLLKCTEDGQAMQVLSDYLEGIYNEEAMALSTEPRNAQKTIKIQELVYQSYRSYGASVSGETIEHLRLRHRLRVVRQLEDSLERNTLRALQQDRLLDPDELQELLSVIREELFWAKRVPCERLEAPYEAYRLDYGQFKTLFSALSPWAKGDYAEAITARMFKLMDHDDDGLVSARGLSVALGVSARADAHRRLRALYCAHAPPLLTALDLRAYTDTGEELAADAFSFFDSIENPSTPEPALQRSISEVCGEGNPMDKSTDSAYSEGACSAECVRACALAGLPSPGAGTPGTPPPARSPPPLPRAHFLRLLAALHDLTHHSTPLYEAVARAGTLLLQLGELNGHQRALDREMSQDSLFLAAAAQPTIELDPNGNTTEIPPERRQIQPSPSKESDPSDEDTWSITLEQFLATMLAEASLEEFFNKQVHLMPYLEALRQRDRLHSVS from the exons atgtgGGTAAAACCTCAAGAAGTATTTTTGAAGACCCCTTTGtg GGATAACGATGAAACTACACTATATTTCGTTCTGCAAAGAAGAAAAGGTCATGGAAAATCAAAAGGACTTTCCTCGCTTCTGGTGGGTACATTAGATAGTGTACGCGACACGAAGCCAGCTCCTTACAGAATTTTACATCAAACACCTAATTCGGAAATTTACTATG TGATTGCGACAGCATTAACCGAACAAGAGATACGACAAGATTGGCAATGGCTTTTTGATAATGTAAGCGCAACTTTGCATTCATTTGATTCTGAAGAAGAAATAACTGAATTTGTCTGTTGCAAAATCAATTCTATTATTGCAACAGAACAAGAAAATTTTACTGaag atgaaGATaccattacatataaaaatgttgtcTATGAATTCCGTCAACGATTTTCAATGCCAAAAGATGAAAAATTGGTCTGTTATTATTCATGCag TTATTGGAAAGGTAAAATGCCTCGTCAAGGTTGGATGTACCTTTCCGTTCACTACATGTGCttctattcatatatatttggaCGTAAGACAACTCTTAAGATACGTTGGGCTGATGTCACTGAGCTTGCTAAAACGAACAGTTTATTGTTCCCTGATTCAATAAAAGTGGTAACCAGGGATGGTGaacattattttacaatgtttCTAAAGAAGAATGAAACGTTTGCACTTATGCAGCAATTGGCAAATATTGCTATGAAACA GTTAATCGACGATAAATCTGGTTCGTTTAACATTGACAAAGACTTGCTCACTAAGTTGAGTAAGAATGTACCCAAGAAGGCGTCTTTTCTGAAGCGCGACTTAGACGCAAGGAAACAGTCGAATTTGTACACGTTGCGATTTCGTTTACCTCACACGGAAAAGTTGGACGGAACTGAGGAGTGTACTCTGTGGACGCCGTACAATAAACGCCACAACTGGGGCAGATTGTATTTGTCACAGAATTTCATCTGTTTCGACAGCCGA GTACGTCACCTCGTCCGCCTAACAATACCGCTCCGTAACGTTCACCAAGTGGAGCGTGCAGATTCAGGCGGTACGGGCAGTTCAGGAGATTCAGGCAACATCCTCATCACGACCGCACACCACACCAGCTTCCTCTTCGGGAACATATCCGACAGGGATTTTCTCGTTCACAAGATGTCGGAGCTACTCGCTAAGTTGCCGAA TGATGTGTACAGGGAGAAGCCGAAAACGGCATCGCAGAACACGAGCGATGAAGACAAGTGGACCCCGCAACCACCTCTGATGGTACTGTTCCGGACTCACCAGACCTCAACGATCAAACAGATACAGCAGAAGAAG GAAAAGCAGTGGGAGGATCATATGGCTGAAGTCGGCCGCGGCGTCAGCATGTACCGCACCACCGAAGGAAGCGAGCTCGTCGTCAACGGTATACCGGAATCTCTCCGGGGCGAGCTGTGGAGTGTGTTCTCGGGGTCCATACTGCAAAAGGCTCAGAACAAGGGTCTCTACGAAAAATTGGTGAACGAAGCATTGTCGTCGAAGAATCAAGCGAATGACGAAATAGAGAGGGACTTGCATCGCTCCCTGCCTGAACATCCTGCTTTCCAGAACGATGTCG GTATATCAGCGTTGCGTCGCGTGCTGTGCGCGTACGCGTTGAAGAACCCCACCATCGGCTACTGCCAGGCGATGAATATCGTGGCGTCCGTGCTGCTCATCTACTGTCCAGAGGAGCAGGCCTTCTGGCTGCTGGCGACCATTTGCGAGACCTTGCTGCCGGACTACTACAATACTAGTGTCGTAGGGGCGCTG GTCGATCAAGGCGTTTTGGAAGAACTCACGAAGGCCCATCTTCCCGAACTTCACGCTAAGTTAGACGAACTGGGTATGATGAAGATGATATCTCTGTCCTGGTTCCTGACACTCTTCATCAGCGTGATGCCGTACGAGTGTGCTGTCAACGTGATGGACTGTTTCTTTTATGACGGCGCTAAAGTCATATTCCAG gtGACCCTCACAATTCTTGATATAAACCGAGAGAAACTACTGAAGTGCACGGAAGACGGTCAAGCGATGCAGGTCTTGAGTGACTATCTTGAAGGCATTTACAACGAAGAAGCAATGGCCTTGTCCACCGAGCCCCGAAATGCTCAAAAG ACGATAAAAATTCAAGAGCTAGTGTACCAGTCGTACCGCTCGTACGGAGCCAGCGTCAGCGGGGAGACCATCGAGCACCTGCGACTGAGGCACCGCCTGCGTGTCGTGCGGCAGCTGGAGGACAGCCTTGAACGAAACACCCTGCGAGCCCTACAGCAAGACCGACTGCTGGACCCCGACGAGCTGCAG GAACTCCTAAGCGTAATCCGCGAAGAACTGTTTTGGGCCAAGCGCGTCCCGTGCGAGAGGCTCGAGGCGCCGTACGAGGCCTACAGGCTCGACTACGGCCAGTTCAAGACGCTGTTCTCGGCCCTGTCGCCCTGGGCCAAGGGAGACTACGCGGAAGCGATAACCGCCAGGATGTTCAAG CTGATGGACCACGACGACGACGGGCTGGTGAGCGCGCGCGGGCTGAGCGTGGCGCTGGGCGTGAGCGCGCGCGCCGACGCGCATCGCCGCCTGCGGGCGCTCTACTGCGCGCACGCGCCGCCGCTGCTCACCGCGCTCGACCTGCGCGCCTACACCGACACGGGCGAGGAGCTGgccgccgacgccttctccttCTTCGACAG TATAGAGAATCCATCCACACCGGAGCCGGCTTTGCAGCGCTCTATAAGTGAGGTGTGCGGCGAAGGGAACCCGATGGATAAATCTACCGACAGCGCCTACAGTG AGGGCGCGTGCAGCGCGGAGTGCGTGCGCGCGTGCGCGCTGGCGGGGCTGCCGTCGCCGGGCGCGGGCACGCCGGGcacgccgccgcccgcgcgctCGCCGCCGCCGCTGCCGCGCGCGCACTTCCTGCGCCTGCTGGCCGCGCTGCACGACCTCACGCACCACTCCACGCCGCTGTACGAGGCCGTCGCCAGGGCCG GAACATTACTCTTACAACTGGGAGAGCTTAACGGCCATCAACGTGCCTTGGACCGGGAAATGTCCCAGGACAGCCTGTTCCTGGCCGCCGCTGCCCAGCCCACCATTGag CTGGACCCTAATGGCAACACCACAGAGATCCCTCCAGAAAGAAGACAAATTCAACCGTCACCTTCAAAGGAAAGTGATCCTTCAGATGAAGACACATGGTCCATAACGTTAGAACAATTTCTCGCTACAATGTTAGCTGAGGCATCGTTGGAGGAATTCTTCAATAAGCAAGTACATCTAATGCCCTATTTGGAAGCACTTAGACAACGAGATAGGTTGCACTCAGTTTCATAG